One genomic segment of Plasmodium cynomolgi strain B DNA, chromosome 14, whole genome shotgun sequence includes these proteins:
- a CDS encoding hypothetical protein (putative), whose translation NKGKVIRCKKNKNVKKRIFSESSTNILRYFKNVDINNKEKTELHTHCATDKNAQNSLDDKTFRDANSKFYAHGNGEKHADVHNDIYYGENNVHSEEGGNRKRVRSVNYENKMSNEGKVKCEYVHNNAKLNCNYEEYLQTAYLYCKKYFMYRKMEFFSKYLFYRQKSIKNFIFLIEALFLRKKYIDLLYMLQRYKRLWVFFYKGAKTKRAAEKKNNARNKIEMGYISTKGKNSKCGKNCTKLISHKYRKSIFFKVTVQNDPTPPTGEICDVEHSNVCNIENSKVHKLKKKEEKTHTHKMCNTELFCKHKNNYEVNNSTGDVINWGKTCKRKTCNKIYCICYVAFVKIMSLIRMQNQNCLNKCVNFIQKISKKCLLNKNGHYLTHAVIHLYELAGLYNYALKYSMLLFLKYPVYPQIILKLFSFSILSLKDEIYLILLANKVTLYDAYVYIAQNKFSDYFPKIFLYSKLHIIINIKRSFYEQNFSMCYSLSKLLLMDHMYDSSVVTFFVNSAYLLKKIGAIKRLAQELKTNNRRIYFLFCNAALLLHFKQIERSIQIYKYIVDSYQNIFSDLYFYSLFNLIYALQLTQKAHQIVIFCKNLNKLFFNNIHSYILLSYYYFVNDIPTKCYASLRRAHDIYRYHPDTFYLLSLLALQAKRYQEYGAFSELALFFSLRNRNLRNYVFSNIYRKQHKYVPSYLLSYHLEIIDSDRSKTLGILNLSSLLNYVYFEGLIKSYIILHFCSAKRYAERVLE comes from the exons aataaaggaaaagttatcaggtgtaaaaaaaataaaaatgtcaaaaaaagaattttttccgAAAGCTCAACAAACATATTGAGatactttaaaaatgtcgatataaataacaaagaaaaaacggaacTTCATACCCATTGTGCTACAgataaaaatgcacaaaatagTTTAGATGATAAAACGTTTAGAGATGCTAACAGTAAATTTTATGCCCATGGAAATGGTGAGAAGCATGCTGATGTACATAACGATATTTATTACGGCGAAAATAATGTGCACTCAGAAGAGGGGGGGAACCGAAAAAGGGTTAGGAGTGTAAATtacgaaaacaaaatgtcAAACGAAGGAAAAGTGAAATGTGAATATGTTCACAATAATGCCAAATTGAATTGTAACTACGAGGAATATTTGCAAACTGCTTATCTATATTGTAAGAAATATTTCATGTACCGTAAAATGGAATTCTTTAGCAAGTATTTGTTTTACCGCCAGAagagcataaaaaattttattttccttattgAAGCCctatttttgcgaaaaaaatacatagaTTTGTTGTACATGCTGCAGCGTTACAAGCGGTTGtgggtatttttttacaaaggcGCAAAGACAAAGCGGGcagcggaaaaaaagaacaatgcGCGGAACAAAATCGAAATGGGGTACATATCAacgaagggaaaaaattctaaatgtggaaaaaattgcactaAATTGATTTCTCATAAATACAGAaagagtatattttttaaggtaACTGTGCAAAATGACCCAACACCCCCTACAGGGGAAATCTGCGACGTGGAGCATAGTAATGTTTGCAATATTGAAAACAGCAAAGtacacaaattaaaaaaaaaagaagaaaaaacgcaTACACACAAAATGTGTAACACGGAATTGTTttgtaaacataaaaataattatgaagtGAATAATTCCACTGGAGACGTCATAAACTGGGGGAAAACatgtaaaaggaaaacttgCAATAAAATATACTGCATATGCTATGTGGcctttgtaaaaattatgtcGCTCATCAGAATGCAAAATCAGAACTGCTTAAACAAATGCGTGaattttatacaaaaaataagtaaaaaatgtttgctAAATAAGAATGGTCATTATTTAACCCATGCAGTTATTCACTTGTACGAATTAGCAGGTTTGTATAATTACGCCCTGAAATATTCAATGCTGCTATTTTTGAAGTATCCTGTGTATCCTCAAATTATTCTGAAACTCTTCAGTTTTTCCATACTAAGCTTAAAAgatgaaatttatttaattttactaGCCAA CAAAGTCACATTGTACGATGCGTATGTGTACATtgcgcaaaataaattttcagattattttccaaaaattttcctATATTCCAAATTGcacataataataaatatcaaaagaagtttttatgaacaaaatttttccatGTGTTATAGTTTAAGTAAACTGTTATTGATGGATCATATGTATGACTCATCAGTagtaacattttttgttaactctgcttatttattaaaaaaaattggcgcTATAAAACGATTGGCTCAAGAATTAAAAACGAACAATcgaagaatttattttctcttttgtaATGCAGCTTTGTTGTTACATTTTAAGCAAATCGAACGATCTattcaaatatataaatatattgtgGACTCTTATcagaacattttttctgatctctatttttattccttgtttaatttaatatatgcCCTACAATTAACACAAAAAGCGCAtcaaattgttattttttgtaaaaatttaaataagttattttttaataatatacattCTTATATATTACTATCATACTACTATTTTGTAAATGACATCCCCACCAAGTGTTATGCCTCCCTTAGGAGGGCCCATGACATATATCGATATCACCCTGATACGTTTTACCTCCTTTCTTTACTCGCGCTACAGGCTAAAAG GTACCAAGAATACGGCGCCTTTAGCGAACTGGctctttttttcagtttaaGGAACCGAAATCTCAGAAACTACGTTTTTTCCAACATTTATAGAAAGCAACATAAGTATGTTCCCTCTTATTTGTTAAGCTATCATTTGGAGATAATTGATTCCGACAGAAGCAAAACTTTGGGCATCCTCAATTTAAGCTCCCTATTGAATTACGTGTACTTTGAGGGGCTAATAAAATCATACATTATACTTCACTTTTGTTCGGCAAAAAGGTATGCAGAAAGAGTGCTAGAG